One genomic window of Streptomyces spiramyceticus includes the following:
- a CDS encoding ABC transporter substrate-binding protein has product MAPSINRRAAAVAVVAALAVSATACGSEKDDAKSATGGGKRTVTTAMGKVEVSDSPKRVVVLDTDALDSAITLGIKPVGAVTAEAGAPMSTYLPEDKVKGIKAVGLIMEPNLEAIDGLNPDLIISSKARDEKNYKELSKIAPTVFTETTGPDWRKNFELHADVLGKKDEAKKVVADYEKHVTEVTGALGGADKAAKTKVGFVRFIEGADTRLYMNDTFVGSILKDLKVGRPANVDKTGFSLDISPERISEGNSDVIFYSTYGDPAKAKETSVTGGKLWKKLDGVKNKKAFKVDDSLWMLGIGYTGAGQILDEMKKNLS; this is encoded by the coding sequence ATGGCCCCATCCATCAACCGTCGCGCCGCAGCAGTCGCTGTCGTTGCCGCGCTCGCCGTCAGCGCCACCGCATGCGGGTCCGAAAAGGATGACGCCAAGTCAGCCACCGGGGGCGGAAAGCGCACCGTGACGACCGCTATGGGCAAGGTGGAGGTCTCCGACAGCCCCAAGCGCGTGGTCGTCCTGGACACCGACGCCCTGGACTCGGCCATCACCCTCGGCATCAAGCCGGTCGGCGCCGTCACCGCCGAAGCGGGTGCGCCGATGTCCACCTACCTCCCTGAGGACAAGGTCAAGGGCATCAAGGCGGTCGGGCTCATCATGGAGCCCAACCTAGAGGCGATCGACGGGCTGAACCCGGACCTGATCATCAGCAGCAAGGCGCGCGACGAGAAGAACTACAAGGAGCTGTCGAAGATCGCGCCGACCGTCTTCACCGAGACGACCGGGCCCGACTGGCGGAAGAACTTCGAGCTGCACGCCGACGTGCTGGGCAAGAAGGACGAGGCGAAGAAGGTCGTCGCCGACTACGAGAAGCATGTCACCGAGGTGACCGGTGCACTTGGTGGCGCAGACAAGGCGGCCAAGACGAAGGTCGGATTCGTGCGCTTCATCGAAGGCGCGGACACCCGCCTGTACATGAACGACACGTTCGTCGGCAGCATCCTCAAGGACCTGAAGGTCGGCCGCCCCGCGAACGTGGACAAGACCGGCTTCTCCCTCGACATCAGCCCCGAGCGGATCAGCGAGGGCAACTCCGACGTCATCTTCTACTCCACCTACGGTGACCCGGCGAAGGCCAAGGAGACCAGCGTCACCGGCGGCAAGCTGTGGAAGAAGCTGGACGGCGTGAAGAACAAGAAGGCGTTCAAGGTCGACGACAGCCTGTGGATGCTCGGCATCGGTTACACCGGCGCCGGCCAGATCCTGGACGAGATGAAGAAGAACCTCTCGTAA
- a CDS encoding ABC transporter ATP-binding protein has translation MTESRLTARDLTLAYEERTVVEGLDLDVPHGRVTVIVGPNACGKSTLLRALGRLLKPRRGSVLLDGTELSRIATRTIAQSIGLLPQTPVAPEAITVADLVARGRQPHQHWWQQWSEKDEQAVTDAMDRTDVSSLAARPVDELSGGQRQRVWIAMALAQDTDLLLLDEPTTYLDISHQVEVLDLVRQLNRERGRTVVAVLHDLNQAARYADHLVAMKEGRIVAQGHPSEIVTVDLVRDVFGLESVVVPDPVTGGPLVVPGSPWRQETSAAAAVSAEVG, from the coding sequence GTGACCGAGAGCAGGCTGACAGCCCGTGACTTGACTCTGGCTTACGAGGAACGCACGGTCGTGGAGGGCCTTGACCTGGACGTTCCGCACGGCCGCGTCACCGTCATCGTCGGTCCGAACGCCTGTGGCAAGTCCACGCTGCTGCGCGCCCTCGGACGGCTGCTCAAGCCGCGGCGGGGCTCGGTGCTGCTGGATGGTACGGAACTGAGCCGCATAGCCACCCGTACGATCGCGCAGTCCATCGGGTTGCTTCCGCAGACCCCGGTCGCACCGGAGGCGATCACGGTGGCCGATCTCGTCGCGCGCGGCCGCCAGCCACACCAGCACTGGTGGCAGCAGTGGTCGGAGAAGGACGAGCAGGCAGTCACCGACGCCATGGACCGCACCGATGTGAGCTCCCTCGCTGCGAGGCCGGTCGATGAACTGTCGGGCGGTCAGCGGCAACGCGTGTGGATCGCCATGGCGCTCGCGCAGGACACCGACCTGCTGCTCCTCGACGAGCCCACCACCTACCTGGACATCTCACACCAGGTGGAGGTGCTGGACCTGGTCCGGCAGCTCAATCGGGAACGCGGACGGACGGTTGTCGCGGTGCTCCACGACCTCAACCAGGCGGCGCGGTACGCCGATCACCTGGTGGCGATGAAGGAGGGACGGATCGTCGCCCAGGGACACCCCTCGGAAATCGTCACGGTGGACCTCGTACGTGATGTCTTCGGCCTCGAATCGGTTGTGGTGCCGGATCCGGTGACCGGCGGCCCGCTGGTCGTCCCCGGCAGCCCCTGGCGTCAAGAAACCTCCGCCGCAGCAGCGGTCTCGGCAGAGGTCGGCTGA
- a CDS encoding FecCD family ABC transporter permease: MSAATISSPRAALVGRRIGWTAAAVVALLLAVLLSLAVGARHIAPGEVFDALLYGGTSEGAEIVRSLRVPRTVVGLMVGAALALAGTVIQGITRNPIGDPGVLGISQGAAVGVVLAIAFAGVHSLSGYVWFAFIGAGVASVAVYAVASSGRGGASPLKLALAGAAINALLISVIQGMLTTDAATLDEFRFWQVGSIAGRSAEVAGQIWPFLAVGAVLVLSVARGLDALALGDDVAKGLGQNVATVRIVGGIGATVLTGVGVSAAGPIAFIGLAVPHIARAIVGTDHRWVLPMATLLGPVMLLVSDVIGRIIFPPGEVPAGVMTALIGVPFLITMVRRKAVGA; this comes from the coding sequence ATGTCAGCCGCCACCATCAGCAGTCCAAGAGCCGCTCTTGTCGGCCGCCGAATAGGCTGGACGGCAGCGGCCGTTGTCGCCCTGCTGCTTGCGGTGCTGCTCAGCCTCGCCGTCGGCGCCCGGCACATAGCCCCGGGCGAGGTCTTCGACGCCTTGCTGTACGGCGGTACGAGCGAGGGCGCCGAGATCGTACGGTCGCTGCGGGTGCCCCGGACCGTCGTAGGTCTGATGGTGGGCGCCGCACTGGCCCTCGCAGGCACGGTGATTCAGGGCATCACGCGCAACCCCATCGGTGACCCCGGCGTGCTGGGCATCAGCCAGGGTGCTGCGGTGGGGGTGGTGCTGGCCATCGCGTTCGCAGGGGTGCATTCGCTCTCCGGCTATGTGTGGTTCGCGTTCATCGGTGCCGGGGTCGCGTCGGTGGCCGTCTACGCCGTCGCCTCCAGCGGGCGGGGCGGGGCGTCGCCCCTGAAGCTGGCGCTGGCCGGCGCCGCCATCAACGCACTGCTCATCTCCGTCATCCAGGGCATGCTGACGACGGACGCCGCCACCCTGGACGAGTTCCGCTTCTGGCAGGTCGGCTCGATCGCCGGACGGAGTGCCGAAGTGGCCGGTCAGATATGGCCGTTCCTCGCAGTGGGCGCGGTGCTGGTGCTGTCGGTGGCGCGAGGGCTCGACGCCCTGGCGCTCGGCGACGACGTCGCCAAGGGACTCGGTCAGAACGTGGCGACCGTACGGATTGTGGGCGGCATCGGCGCGACCGTGCTCACCGGCGTCGGGGTCTCGGCCGCCGGGCCGATCGCCTTCATCGGCTTGGCGGTTCCCCATATCGCCCGTGCCATCGTCGGCACCGATCACCGATGGGTGCTGCCGATGGCGACCCTGCTCGGCCCGGTCATGCTGCTCGTGTCGGACGTCATCGGCCGGATCATCTTTCCGCCGGGCGAGGTGCCGGCGGGTGTGATGACCGCCCTGATCGGTGTGCCGTTCCTGATCACCATGGTCCGTCGCAAGGCGGTGGGCGCATGA
- a CDS encoding polysaccharide deacetylase family protein encodes MNIFVRRLIAVAVLGAVLAGCGAGTDNTPRKSAAPASASPLPSAPVAPGPAPSASREAGPKQSAPPMLAPGPGGLTPVFERARNTMDKTVALTFDADMTADQGPRAAGGERFDNPGLIASLRRLKVPSTVFMTGRWAEEYPDQTRSIGRDPLFEIANHSYSHHAFKSPCYGLPTVGAEQMRTDVDRAFAAFRKAGARHIVPYFRFPGGCYDDRALRALAPAKVTAVQWDVVSGDAFASDGDAVAEQVLEDVRPGSVVVMHCTRSAAPVTDRAIRRIVPELRKRGYRFVKVSDLMKR; translated from the coding sequence GTGAATATTTTCGTACGAAGACTGATCGCGGTGGCGGTCCTGGGCGCGGTACTCGCGGGCTGCGGCGCCGGCACCGACAACACCCCGCGCAAGAGCGCCGCGCCCGCCTCGGCATCACCCTTGCCCTCGGCGCCGGTGGCTCCGGGCCCCGCCCCGTCCGCCTCGCGTGAGGCCGGGCCCAAGCAGTCGGCGCCGCCGATGCTCGCGCCCGGCCCCGGAGGTCTCACCCCGGTCTTCGAGCGGGCCCGCAACACCATGGACAAGACGGTCGCGCTCACCTTCGACGCCGACATGACCGCCGACCAGGGCCCCCGGGCGGCGGGCGGCGAACGCTTCGACAACCCTGGGCTCATCGCATCACTGCGCAGGCTCAAGGTCCCGTCGACGGTGTTCATGACGGGCCGCTGGGCGGAGGAGTACCCGGACCAGACGCGCTCGATCGGGCGGGACCCGCTCTTCGAGATCGCCAACCACTCGTACAGCCACCACGCCTTCAAGTCCCCCTGCTACGGACTCCCGACGGTCGGCGCGGAGCAGATGCGCACCGACGTGGACCGCGCGTTCGCCGCCTTCCGCAAGGCGGGCGCGCGGCACATCGTCCCGTACTTCCGCTTCCCCGGCGGCTGTTACGACGACCGGGCCCTGCGCGCACTGGCCCCGGCGAAGGTGACGGCGGTCCAGTGGGACGTCGTCAGCGGCGACGCGTTCGCGTCCGACGGGGACGCGGTCGCCGAGCAGGTACTGGAGGACGTACGGCCGGGCTCGGTGGTGGTCATGCACTGCACGCGCAGCGCGGCCCCGGTGACCGATCGGGCGATCCGGCGGATCGTGCCGGAGCTTCGCAAGCGCGGCTACCGGTTCGTGAAGGTCTCCGACCTCATGAAGCGCTAG
- a CDS encoding MFS transporter has translation MTVAQKSASASGGTARHAKTVLISVIGLHLVAETALTPFLPQLFERLYGIEDPGATGLYIWICRIVGLAALPLWGLAARRWPLHKLVLAGLCGSAVLDLLLGMAPSYAAYTVLSTLIVMTNSALLLAYPAFIAEHGDESEGGERARLAGVCTLVVVFHLSVVVSTMVGAGVLALPEPRIGISAFAVLDALLAVLTYRILGRQSNVKAVESAGSAADGSTAVDGQKTDGVSDTAPTSPGSAVRGPSNRLTWFTMLAYAALIGVAFDFSVNVARPFFTEFSDSLGSGSVGSAVLFFLPSVSALAVLPLVRRCHDRFGDRLLPLALAVGAAGMAWSWLADSLPGLAGGRVLYGVGLGLGQVAVELRMFRATGTKGPAFTAVETVRSAGLLAAPLAATAAVSHDLALPLAVAAAVQLCAVALSVRRFRNPTPETVARQTGRVSPDPNVPAVGSDDVAMPQDGVTTTTDPVSVQSDADDRTPSLMAPASPAYSEENHR, from the coding sequence ATGACGGTCGCGCAGAAGAGCGCGTCGGCATCGGGTGGCACGGCGCGCCACGCCAAGACGGTGCTCATATCCGTCATCGGCCTTCACCTGGTGGCCGAGACCGCGCTGACGCCGTTCCTTCCGCAACTGTTCGAGCGGCTGTACGGCATCGAGGACCCGGGGGCGACCGGGCTGTACATCTGGATCTGCCGCATCGTCGGGCTCGCCGCCCTCCCTCTGTGGGGGCTAGCGGCCCGGCGCTGGCCGCTGCACAAGCTGGTGCTGGCCGGACTGTGCGGATCCGCCGTTCTCGACCTGCTCCTCGGCATGGCACCCAGCTATGCCGCGTACACGGTGCTGTCGACGCTCATCGTGATGACCAACAGCGCCCTGCTGCTGGCCTACCCGGCCTTCATCGCCGAGCACGGTGACGAATCGGAGGGCGGCGAGCGGGCCCGGCTGGCCGGGGTGTGCACACTGGTGGTCGTCTTCCACCTGTCCGTCGTGGTCTCCACGATGGTGGGCGCCGGAGTCCTCGCGCTGCCGGAACCCCGCATCGGTATCTCGGCGTTCGCGGTCCTGGACGCCCTGCTGGCCGTGCTCACGTACCGCATCCTGGGCAGGCAATCCAACGTGAAGGCTGTCGAATCGGCCGGATCAGCCGCGGACGGCTCCACGGCTGTCGACGGCCAAAAAACCGACGGCGTATCGGATACGGCTCCGACCTCACCCGGCTCGGCCGTGCGCGGGCCGTCGAACCGCCTCACCTGGTTCACGATGCTCGCCTATGCGGCGCTGATCGGAGTCGCCTTCGACTTCTCGGTCAATGTCGCGCGACCGTTCTTCACCGAGTTCTCCGACAGCCTCGGCAGCGGTTCAGTCGGGTCCGCCGTGCTGTTCTTCCTCCCGAGCGTCTCCGCTTTGGCCGTGCTTCCCCTGGTACGCCGCTGCCACGACCGGTTCGGTGACCGGCTGCTGCCGCTCGCGCTGGCCGTGGGCGCGGCCGGGATGGCCTGGTCGTGGCTGGCCGACTCGCTGCCCGGCCTGGCCGGTGGCCGGGTGCTGTACGGAGTCGGGCTCGGCCTCGGCCAGGTTGCCGTCGAGCTGCGGATGTTCCGCGCGACGGGCACGAAGGGCCCGGCGTTCACCGCGGTGGAGACTGTACGGTCCGCCGGTCTGCTCGCCGCGCCGCTGGCCGCCACGGCTGCCGTCTCCCACGACCTGGCGCTGCCGCTGGCTGTCGCCGCGGCCGTGCAGCTCTGCGCCGTCGCCCTGTCCGTGCGGCGCTTCCGAAACCCCACCCCAGAAACCGTCGCGCGGCAGACGGGGCGGGTTTCGCCCGACCCCAACGTGCCCGCGGTCGGCAGTGACGATGTGGCGATGCCGCAGGACGGCGTGACAACGACCACCGATCCCGTATCCGTGCAGTCCGACGCCGACGATCGCACGCCCTCCCTCATGGCCCCAGCCTCCCCCGCGTACTCCGAGGAGAACCACCGATGA
- a CDS encoding glutamine synthetase family protein has product MTDSPYERLRAEAEEGHVEEVIVSVPDLQGRLQGSRLSVPYFLDEAAEQGFGACVYLLASDVEMGTGSGYAIDAWQSGFGDFVLRPDPATLRTLPWDPGTALVLADAVWPSGEPVEVAPRQILRTQLDRLAERGLTAFAGTELEFLIFRGSYRQAWDRRYQGLETATTYNVDYSLQGLAEIEPVVRRIRREMVRAGLNMETARGECHAGQYEIVFRYDEAMTTCDNHVVFKNGAKQIAAQEGVALTFMPKYDEGEGNSCHIHLSLRGKDGSAVLADPAAEDGMSELMRHFVAGQLACLPDFALLMAPNINSYKRLQPGAFAPTGITWGQDNRTCPVRVVGSGHSLRIEHRVPGGDANPYLAVAAAVAAGLYGIENGLDVPAPHTANALADPSVPRLPSTLTEALHRWENSEIAAKVFGEAVVGHYAQAARTELAAFETAVTDWERVRGFERL; this is encoded by the coding sequence ATGACCGACTCGCCGTACGAGCGACTGCGCGCCGAGGCAGAGGAGGGGCACGTCGAGGAAGTGATCGTCAGCGTCCCCGACCTCCAGGGCAGGCTCCAGGGCAGCCGCCTGTCAGTGCCGTACTTCCTGGATGAGGCGGCCGAGCAAGGCTTCGGAGCCTGCGTCTATCTCCTCGCATCCGACGTCGAGATGGGTACCGGATCCGGATACGCCATCGACGCCTGGCAGAGCGGCTTCGGTGACTTCGTCCTCCGCCCCGACCCGGCCACGCTGCGCACCCTTCCCTGGGATCCGGGCACTGCTCTCGTCCTCGCCGACGCCGTCTGGCCGAGCGGCGAGCCGGTCGAGGTGGCCCCGCGCCAGATACTGCGTACCCAGCTCGACCGGCTCGCCGAGCGCGGACTGACCGCGTTCGCGGGCACTGAGCTGGAGTTCCTGATCTTCCGCGGGTCGTACCGTCAGGCGTGGGACCGCCGCTATCAGGGCCTGGAGACAGCCACCACCTACAACGTCGACTACTCCCTTCAGGGCCTGGCCGAGATCGAGCCCGTGGTCCGCCGCATCCGCCGGGAGATGGTGCGTGCCGGGCTCAACATGGAGACTGCCAGGGGAGAGTGCCACGCCGGTCAGTACGAGATCGTCTTCCGCTACGACGAGGCGATGACGACCTGCGACAACCACGTCGTCTTCAAGAACGGCGCGAAGCAGATCGCCGCGCAGGAGGGCGTCGCGCTCACCTTCATGCCCAAGTACGACGAGGGCGAGGGCAACTCCTGCCACATTCACCTGTCGCTGCGCGGCAAGGACGGCTCCGCCGTCCTCGCCGACCCGGCGGCGGAGGACGGCATGTCCGAGCTGATGCGCCACTTCGTCGCGGGTCAGCTCGCCTGTCTCCCCGACTTCGCCCTGCTGATGGCGCCGAACATCAACTCGTACAAGCGCCTCCAGCCGGGTGCTTTCGCCCCCACCGGCATCACCTGGGGCCAGGACAACCGCACTTGCCCGGTCCGTGTTGTGGGCTCCGGCCACTCGCTGCGGATCGAGCACCGGGTGCCCGGTGGGGACGCCAACCCGTACCTCGCCGTGGCCGCCGCGGTGGCCGCCGGCCTGTACGGCATCGAGAACGGCCTCGACGTCCCGGCGCCGCACACCGCCAACGCCCTGGCCGATCCGTCGGTGCCGCGGCTGCCCAGCACGCTCACCGAGGCCCTGCACCGGTGGGAGAACAGCGAGATCGCCGCGAAGGTCTTCGGCGAGGCGGTCGTCGGCCACTACGCGCAGGCCGCCCGCACAGAGCTGGCCGCCTTCGAGACGGCGGTCACCGACTGGGAGCGGGTCCGGGGCTTCGAACGCCTGTGA
- a CDS encoding IucA/IucC family protein: MNRPTRDAWVQAGRRLLVKAVEEFAYEELLVPGPDPSADTPDAYRLDLADGIHWTFRATRGTFGTWRLLSDTLQRHPDPADGSVAGPEQLLLDARSILGWDGPTTAEVLRELTATRRAEAEVISRALPAAELADLDHLDLEAHQDGHPCMLLNKGRLGFSASDAAAYAPEAAGSVHLLWAGVHSSLASYSGVPGLDVDTLLAEELAEDTRKQFGVTLQETCAETGYDPADFCWLPVHPFHWDEAVGTLFAPYLADGRIVPLGEGPDRYRPLQSIRTLANLDHPHRRNVKVPLFIRNTLVWRGLSTKPTEAAPDVSAWLHAVRDADPYLRDELRFHPLGEVAGVAVHHPLYESVKDAPYRYHELLGAVWREPVAALLRDGEQARTMAALLKTGSDGRALVSELVDRSGLAPHAWLERFFGALLPGLLHYLYRYGVAYCPHGENTVVLYDAADIPIGIAVKDFAEDVNLLPGSHPEYVGLSERADSLLLRWPPGELAHSLLSAVFAGHFRFFAPLAAEHLGVPEEEFWAMVRAEIERYHARFPELADRFDDFGLLAAEFDRVALNREQLLGGGFHDRAEKDEGFDIVHGTVPNPLATATAVSQEPREPQKLQEQI, translated from the coding sequence ATGAACCGCCCCACTCGTGACGCCTGGGTCCAGGCCGGCCGACGACTGCTCGTCAAGGCCGTGGAGGAGTTCGCCTACGAGGAACTGCTCGTCCCCGGACCGGACCCGTCGGCCGACACCCCGGACGCGTACCGGCTCGACCTCGCTGACGGAATCCACTGGACCTTCCGGGCAACACGCGGCACCTTCGGCACCTGGCGGCTCCTGTCCGACACCCTTCAGCGGCACCCCGACCCGGCCGACGGCAGCGTGGCCGGCCCTGAGCAGCTGCTGCTCGACGCCCGCTCGATCCTCGGCTGGGACGGGCCGACCACCGCCGAGGTACTGCGCGAACTCACCGCCACCCGGCGGGCGGAGGCCGAGGTCATCTCCCGCGCCCTGCCCGCCGCCGAACTCGCCGATCTGGACCACCTGGACCTGGAGGCGCATCAGGACGGCCACCCGTGCATGCTGCTCAACAAGGGGCGGCTGGGCTTCTCCGCCTCGGACGCCGCCGCCTACGCCCCCGAGGCCGCGGGTTCGGTGCACCTGCTCTGGGCCGGTGTCCACAGCAGCCTCGCCTCGTACTCCGGGGTGCCTGGTCTCGACGTCGACACCCTGCTGGCCGAGGAGCTCGCCGAGGACACGCGCAAGCAGTTCGGGGTAACGCTCCAGGAGACTTGCGCCGAAACCGGTTACGACCCCGCCGACTTCTGCTGGCTGCCGGTGCACCCCTTCCACTGGGACGAGGCCGTCGGGACCCTCTTCGCCCCGTATCTCGCCGACGGCCGGATCGTGCCGCTCGGTGAGGGCCCGGACCGCTACCGGCCGCTTCAGTCCATCCGCACCCTGGCGAACCTGGACCACCCGCACCGCCGCAACGTGAAGGTGCCGCTGTTCATCCGCAACACCCTCGTCTGGCGCGGCCTTTCCACGAAACCGACCGAGGCCGCGCCAGATGTGAGCGCCTGGCTGCATGCCGTCCGCGATGCCGACCCGTATCTCCGCGACGAGCTGCGCTTCCACCCGCTCGGCGAGGTGGCGGGCGTGGCCGTGCACCACCCGCTGTACGAGTCGGTGAAGGACGCCCCGTACCGCTACCACGAGCTCCTCGGCGCGGTCTGGCGTGAGCCGGTCGCGGCGCTGCTGCGCGACGGCGAGCAGGCCCGCACCATGGCCGCACTGCTCAAGACCGGATCCGACGGCCGCGCCCTGGTGAGCGAACTGGTCGACAGGTCCGGGCTCGCCCCGCATGCCTGGCTGGAGCGTTTCTTCGGTGCTCTGCTGCCCGGCCTGCTGCACTACCTCTACCGGTACGGCGTGGCGTACTGCCCGCACGGCGAGAACACGGTCGTCCTCTACGACGCCGCCGACATCCCCATCGGCATCGCGGTCAAGGACTTCGCCGAGGACGTCAACCTGCTGCCCGGCAGTCACCCCGAGTACGTCGGCCTCTCCGAGCGTGCTGACTCGCTGCTGCTGCGCTGGCCCCCCGGCGAGCTGGCCCACTCGCTGCTCAGCGCCGTCTTCGCCGGTCACTTCCGGTTCTTCGCCCCGCTGGCCGCCGAGCACCTCGGCGTACCGGAGGAGGAATTCTGGGCCATGGTCCGCGCCGAGATCGAGCGCTACCACGCCCGCTTCCCCGAACTGGCCGACCGGTTCGACGACTTCGGCCTGCTCGCCGCGGAATTCGACCGAGTTGCCCTCAACCGTGAACAGCTGCTCGGCGGCGGCTTCCACGACCGCGCCGAGAAGGACGAGGGCTTCGACATCGTCCACGGCACCGTCCCCAATCCCCTCGCCACCGCGACCGCCGTCTCTCAGGAACCGCGGGAACCTCAGAAACTTCAGGAGCAGATATGA
- a CDS encoding FecCD family ABC transporter permease encodes MTTSLIESQAAAVRPDGYALVRRGRASFLVHRRAAVASCVLAVLTAAVCLAYLCLGEKFVAPGEVLNALSGQPSTADFVVGELRLPRLVLGLMVGAAFGVGGALIQTVARNPLASPDIIGVSQGASALTIGALTFGVGSFSVLPYFSVAGGMIAAALVYFFAWRGGLHAARFVLIGIGVAIALRSVVHLFITKGDYLVAHQAQVWITGSLNGRGWDEAAPLGWTLLALAPCVVWAARAQRNAAFDDDTATALGVPLQRTRFGLALLGVFLASVATGAAGPVDFVALLAPQIARRLTRTAQIPLLCSALLGALIVVAADLPARLLFAPVELPVGVLTAAVGAPYLIWLIVKDRSVRGRTGGIA; translated from the coding sequence ATGACGACCTCGCTCATCGAGAGCCAGGCAGCGGCCGTACGCCCCGACGGATACGCGCTCGTGAGACGCGGCCGCGCGTCCTTCCTCGTCCACAGGCGTGCCGCGGTCGCCTCGTGCGTTCTCGCCGTACTGACTGCGGCTGTCTGCCTCGCGTACCTCTGCCTCGGTGAGAAGTTCGTCGCGCCGGGCGAGGTGCTGAACGCGCTGTCCGGGCAGCCGTCGACAGCCGACTTCGTGGTGGGCGAACTGCGGCTGCCGCGGCTCGTTCTGGGGCTGATGGTCGGTGCCGCCTTCGGGGTCGGGGGCGCCCTCATCCAGACCGTTGCCCGCAATCCACTGGCCAGCCCCGACATCATCGGTGTTTCCCAAGGGGCCAGCGCCTTGACCATCGGCGCTCTGACGTTCGGTGTCGGCTCGTTCAGTGTGCTGCCGTACTTCTCGGTCGCGGGCGGAATGATCGCCGCCGCGCTCGTGTACTTCTTCGCCTGGCGCGGTGGACTGCACGCGGCGCGGTTCGTCCTCATCGGCATCGGTGTCGCCATCGCGCTGCGGTCCGTCGTCCATCTCTTCATCACCAAGGGCGACTATCTGGTGGCCCATCAGGCGCAGGTGTGGATCACTGGTTCACTCAACGGTCGCGGCTGGGACGAGGCCGCACCGCTCGGTTGGACGCTGCTCGCCCTGGCGCCGTGTGTGGTCTGGGCTGCACGGGCCCAGCGCAACGCCGCCTTCGACGACGACACGGCAACTGCGCTGGGCGTGCCGCTCCAGCGGACCCGGTTCGGGCTGGCGCTGCTCGGTGTCTTCCTCGCGTCGGTGGCGACGGGTGCGGCGGGCCCGGTGGATTTTGTGGCGCTGCTCGCCCCGCAGATCGCCCGTAGGCTGACCCGCACTGCGCAGATCCCGCTGCTGTGCTCGGCGCTGCTCGGTGCGTTGATCGTGGTGGCCGCCGACCTGCCTGCGCGCCTGCTGTTCGCGCCGGTCGAGCTGCCCGTGGGTGTGCTGACCGCGGCTGTCGGCGCGCCGTATCTCATCTGGCTCATCGTGAAGGACCGCAGCGTCCGCGGCCGTACTGGAGGAATAGCGTGA